In Zingiber officinale cultivar Zhangliang chromosome 3B, Zo_v1.1, whole genome shotgun sequence, a single window of DNA contains:
- the LOC122055869 gene encoding protein STRICTOSIDINE SYNTHASE-LIKE 3-like — protein MSPAATVLAGVILLVALYCGLDPFGYSPMAAFPGFEAYHVDMPPWSEIPTETDAENRLQKAEIKFLHQIQGPESVVFDPHGRGPYTGIADGRVVFWNGDSWIDFAYTSPNRSEICDPKPSPLSYLKNEHICGRPLGLRFDKKTGDLYIADAYFGLLKVGPDGGLAKPLTTEAEGVPFNFTNDLDIDEEGNIYFTDSSTNYQRRNFMQLVFTGDPSGRLLKYNPVTKETTVLRRGLQFPNGVSLSKDGSFFLFCEGNRGRLGRYWLKGEKAGTFDVFANLPGFPDNIRTNEKGDFWVAIHCRRSMYADVMSHYFRLRKFLLRLPIPAKFHFLMQIGGKPHALIMKYSPAGELLEVLEDSEGKVVRAVSEVEEKDGKLWIGSVLMPFLAVY, from the exons ATGTCGCCGGCGGCGACCGTGTTAGCCGGAGTAATCCTCTTAGTGGCTCTCTATTGCGGCCTGGACCCCTTCGGCTACAGCCCCATGGCGGCGTTTCCCGGCTTTGAGGCATACCACGTTGATATGCCGCCGTGGTCGGAGATCCCCACGGAGACGGACGCCGAGAACCGCCTACAGAAGGCGGAGATCAAGTTCCTTCACCAGATCCAGGGCCCCGAGAGTGTTGTCTTCGACCCGCACGGCCGGGGGCCCTACACCGGCATCGCAGACGGCCGGGTGGTCTTCTGGAACGGGGACTCTTGGATCGACTTCGCGTATACGTCCCCAAACAG GTCAGAAATATGTGACCCAAAGCCATCGCCTTTGAGTTATTTAAAGAATGAGCATATTTGCGGACGACCATTAGGACTTCGATTTGACAAGAAAACCGGTGATTTGTATATTGCTGATGCCTACTTTGGGTTACTGAAAGTAGGCCCAGATGGTGGTTTGGCCAAACCTTTAACCACTGAAGCAGAAGGCGTACCATTTAACTTCACTAACGACTTGGACATAGATgaggaaggaaatatatatttCACAGACAGCAGCACCAATTACCAGAGGAG GAACTTCATGCAACTAGTATTCACTGGAGATCCTTCAGGGAGGCTGCTAAAGTACAATCCAGTTACAAAAGAAACAACAGTGCTGCGTCGTGGCCTTCAATTTCCCAATGGTGTCAGTCTAAGTAAAGATGGGTCATTCTTTTTGTTTTGCGAAGGCAACCGTGGCCG ATTGGGTAGATACTGGTTGAAGGGAGAAAAGGCAGGAACCTTTGATGTTTTTGCAAACCTACCAGGCTTTCCTGACAACATCAGAACCAATGAGAAGGGCGATTTCTGGGTGGCCATTCATTGTCGCCGCAGCATGTATGCTGATGTGATGAGCCACTATTTCCGGTTGAGGAAGTTCTTGTTGAGGCTTCCGATTCCAGCTAAGTTCCATTTCCTGATGCAAATCGGCGGCAAACCTCATGCTCTGATCATGAAGTACAGTCCAGCAGGGGAGTTGCTGGAGGTTTTGGAGGACAGTGAAGGGAAGGTGGTGAGAGCAGTGAGTGAAGTGGAGGAGAAGGATGGTAAGCTTTGGATTGGTTCTGTATTAATGCCATTCCTAGCTGTTTACTGA